The Salinibaculum sp. SYNS191 genome has a window encoding:
- a CDS encoding type II toxin-antitoxin system RatA family toxin has product MDCVEVSTVVYLPPEEIYEFLLDFPRYAEYSKHLTEVRRHGGEGAPGTRYDITFAWWKLSYTARSQVTDVEPPNRIDWRLTRDIDARGYWAVAPEPESSPEPNQPASRVRLYVEFSPGSADRRSIGLPSFVSLDWLVDRIKPKVTAEAERIVERIVADLEGEHRDVALDIHTTPESL; this is encoded by the coding sequence GTGGACTGCGTCGAAGTCAGTACGGTCGTCTATCTGCCCCCCGAGGAGATATACGAGTTTCTCCTCGATTTCCCCCGGTACGCAGAGTACTCGAAACACCTCACGGAGGTCCGTCGGCACGGCGGCGAGGGAGCCCCGGGCACGCGCTACGACATCACGTTCGCGTGGTGGAAGCTGTCGTACACCGCCCGGTCGCAGGTGACGGACGTCGAACCCCCGAACCGCATCGACTGGCGGCTGACCCGGGACATCGACGCCCGCGGGTACTGGGCCGTAGCGCCCGAACCCGAGTCGTCGCCGGAACCGAACCAGCCCGCCTCGCGCGTGCGCCTGTACGTGGAGTTCTCGCCGGGGTCGGCCGACCGCCGGAGCATCGGGCTCCCCTCGTTCGTCTCGCTGGACTGGCTGGTCGACCGTATCAAACCGAAAGTAACGGCGGAGGCAGAGCGAATCGTCGAGCGCATCGTCGCCGACCTGGAGGGCGAACACCGCGACGTCGCGCTCGACATCCACACGACGCCGGAGTCGCTGTAG
- a CDS encoding DUF7312 domain-containing protein has product MASDPDTADDDSQWRFSLSDLEDDSEGDGGGNVAGSMAIDEELEAGDISAENALFVVVGVLLAVAFLAGFLALFP; this is encoded by the coding sequence ATGGCAAGTGACCCCGACACCGCGGACGACGACAGCCAGTGGCGGTTCTCGCTGTCCGACCTGGAGGACGACTCCGAGGGGGACGGCGGCGGCAACGTTGCGGGGTCGATGGCGATAGACGAGGAACTGGAGGCAGGCGACATCAGCGCGGAGAACGCGCTCTTCGTCGTGGTCGGTGTCCTGCTCGCGGTCGCCTTCCTCGCGGGCTTTCTCGCCCTGTTCCCCTGA
- a CDS encoding halocyanin domain-containing protein has product MTESDADLSRRAFMRTAAGTATAAAATGTASAAESNESSGNESSGGGGGGGGPPDLGGYLDGANNYEGSVVDQRGQSEVTVDVGAGSNGLAFGPAAVHVDNGATIVWEWTGEGGNHNVISEDDVFDSGPAKASGTFEHTFNEDGIYPYFCSPHRASGMLGAVVVGTDYPTLDTGGAVGPSDLPGSAKTLGVATMFVTAATLGFAYFFMKYGGDYGDFE; this is encoded by the coding sequence ATGACAGAGAGCGATGCGGACCTGTCCCGCCGCGCATTCATGCGGACAGCGGCAGGGACGGCCACGGCGGCGGCCGCGACCGGAACCGCGAGTGCCGCGGAGAGCAACGAGAGTAGCGGCAACGAGTCCAGCGGCGGCGGTGGCGGCGGTGGCGGCCCGCCGGACCTCGGTGGCTACCTCGACGGCGCGAACAACTACGAAGGGTCCGTCGTCGACCAGCGGGGCCAGAGCGAGGTCACGGTCGACGTCGGTGCCGGGAGCAACGGCCTCGCGTTCGGTCCGGCCGCCGTCCACGTCGACAACGGGGCGACCATCGTCTGGGAGTGGACCGGTGAGGGCGGCAACCACAACGTCATCTCCGAGGACGACGTGTTCGACTCCGGGCCGGCCAAGGCCTCGGGCACGTTCGAGCACACGTTCAACGAAGACGGTATCTACCCGTACTTCTGTTCCCCACACAGGGCCAGCGGGATGCTGGGGGCCGTCGTCGTCGGGACGGACTACCCGACGCTGGACACCGGCGGCGCCGTCGGCCCGAGCGACCTGCCTGGCAGCGCGAAGACGCTCGGCGTCGCGACGATGTTCGTGACGGCGGCGACGCTCGGCTTCGCCTACTTCTTCATGAAGTACGGCGGCGACTACGGCGACTTCGAGTAA